A genomic stretch from Camelus ferus isolate YT-003-E chromosome 17, BCGSAC_Cfer_1.0, whole genome shotgun sequence includes:
- the LRTM1 gene encoding leucine-rich repeat and transmembrane domain-containing protein 1 isoform X3: MKNWTLGWWICKLIKVGFSFSGEACGDSVMEGELLLLSSMIFLLQVVCGCPERCHCHSPSNSVDCSQQGLAEIPSGLPPQTLTLNLQDNQIHQLPALAFKSVPQLTTLNLCNNSLSNLTPGVFHGLQHLQVLNLTQNSLHSLESRLFHSLLHLKELDLSSNNIRHLPTTLGEPWENLTVFAIQQNRLQQLDRALLESMPRVRHLFLKDNLWKCSCHLLSLKLWLETFIYKELKPLPQEITEETRRGPRDSGNRQFCSSSDSKKDPESSQVQQLGATHRAVPRPPESHSAGEREHWECEIKPKPRPANLRHAVATIIITGVVCGIVCLMMLVAAIYGCTYAAITAQYHGGRLTQTNEPVKTEGKELFDSSPA, encoded by the exons atgaaaaactGGACCCTCGGTTGGTGGATCTGCAAATTAATAAAGGTGGGCTTCAGTTTCAGCGGGGAAGCCTGTGGAGACTCAGTCATGGAAG GTGAACTGCTCCTGCTTTCAAGTATGATTTTCCTGCTCCAGGTGGTGTGCGGCTGCCCAGAGAGGTGCCACTGTCATTCACCTTCAAATTCTGTAGACTGCAGCCAGCAAGGTCTCGCTGAAATCCCTTCTGGTTTGCCTCCTCAGACTCTAACACTGAACTTACAAGATAACCAGATACATCAGCTTCCGGCTTTGGCATTTAAGTCAGTGCCACAGCTCACAACCTTGAACTTATGCAACAATTCTCTTTCAAATCTGACTCCTGGAGTTTTCCATGGGCTTCAGCACTTGCAGGTCTTAAACCTAACCCAGAACTCCCTGCATTCCCTGGAAAGCAGACTTTTTCATTCCCTTCTACATTTGAAGGAGCTTGATTTGTCATCAAACAACATAAGACACCTTCCCACAACCCTGGGTGAGCCTTGGGAGAACCTAACTGTATTTGCAATTCAACAAAACCGGCTTCAGCAGCTTGATCGAGCCCTCCTAGAATCTATGCCCAGAGTGAGGCATTTATTTCTCAAGGACAACCTTTGGAAATGCAGTTGCCACTTGCTCAGTCTTAAACTCTGGCTGGAGACATTCATCTATAAAG AACTGAAGCCCTTGCCTCAGGAAATCACTGAAGAAACCAGGAGGGGCCCAAGAGACTCTGGCAATAGGCAATTCTGTTCAAGCAGTGACAGCAAAAAAG atCCGGAGTCCTCACAGGTGCAGCAGCTAGGTGCTACCCATCGGGCTGTCCCCAGGCCTCCGGAGAGCCACAGCGCGGGGGAGCGAGAACACTGGGAGTGTGAGATCAAACCCAAGCCAAGGCCAGCCAATCTGCGCCACGCCGTggccaccatcatcatcaccggGGTGGTATGTGGGATTGTGTGTCTCATGATGTTGGTGGCTGCCATCTACGGCTGTACCTATGCGGCTATTACAGCCCAGTACCATGGGGGACGCTTGACTCAGACCAATGAGCctgtgaaaacagaaggaaaagaactcTTTGACAGCTCACCGGCCTGA
- the LRTM1 gene encoding leucine-rich repeat and transmembrane domain-containing protein 1 isoform X1 — MKNWTLGWWICKLIKVGFSFSGEACGDSVMEGELLLLSSMIFLLQVVCGCPERCHCHSPSNSVDCSQQGLAEIPSGLPPQTLTLNLQDNQIHQLPALAFKSVPQLTTLNLCNNSLSNLTPGVFHGLQHLQVLNLTQNSLHSLESRLFHSLLHLKELDLSSNNIRHLPTTLGEPWENLTVFAIQQNRLQQLDRALLESMPRVRHLFLKDNLWKCSCHLLSLKLWLETFIYKELKPLPQEITEETRRGPRDSGNRQFCSSSDSKKGGITDSVICVSPDTWKGKDLLKIPHELYQPCPFPSPDPESSQVQQLGATHRAVPRPPESHSAGEREHWECEIKPKPRPANLRHAVATIIITGVVCGIVCLMMLVAAIYGCTYAAITAQYHGGRLTQTNEPVKTEGKELFDSSPA, encoded by the exons atgaaaaactGGACCCTCGGTTGGTGGATCTGCAAATTAATAAAGGTGGGCTTCAGTTTCAGCGGGGAAGCCTGTGGAGACTCAGTCATGGAAG GTGAACTGCTCCTGCTTTCAAGTATGATTTTCCTGCTCCAGGTGGTGTGCGGCTGCCCAGAGAGGTGCCACTGTCATTCACCTTCAAATTCTGTAGACTGCAGCCAGCAAGGTCTCGCTGAAATCCCTTCTGGTTTGCCTCCTCAGACTCTAACACTGAACTTACAAGATAACCAGATACATCAGCTTCCGGCTTTGGCATTTAAGTCAGTGCCACAGCTCACAACCTTGAACTTATGCAACAATTCTCTTTCAAATCTGACTCCTGGAGTTTTCCATGGGCTTCAGCACTTGCAGGTCTTAAACCTAACCCAGAACTCCCTGCATTCCCTGGAAAGCAGACTTTTTCATTCCCTTCTACATTTGAAGGAGCTTGATTTGTCATCAAACAACATAAGACACCTTCCCACAACCCTGGGTGAGCCTTGGGAGAACCTAACTGTATTTGCAATTCAACAAAACCGGCTTCAGCAGCTTGATCGAGCCCTCCTAGAATCTATGCCCAGAGTGAGGCATTTATTTCTCAAGGACAACCTTTGGAAATGCAGTTGCCACTTGCTCAGTCTTAAACTCTGGCTGGAGACATTCATCTATAAAG AACTGAAGCCCTTGCCTCAGGAAATCACTGAAGAAACCAGGAGGGGCCCAAGAGACTCTGGCAATAGGCAATTCTGTTCAAGCAGTGACAGCAAAAAAG gGGGAATAACAGACAGTGTCATCTGTGTGTCACCGGACACCTGGAAGGGAAAGGACCTCCTTAAAATCCCTCATGAGCTGTACCAGCCCTGcccttttccttctccagatCCGGAGTCCTCACAGGTGCAGCAGCTAGGTGCTACCCATCGGGCTGTCCCCAGGCCTCCGGAGAGCCACAGCGCGGGGGAGCGAGAACACTGGGAGTGTGAGATCAAACCCAAGCCAAGGCCAGCCAATCTGCGCCACGCCGTggccaccatcatcatcaccggGGTGGTATGTGGGATTGTGTGTCTCATGATGTTGGTGGCTGCCATCTACGGCTGTACCTATGCGGCTATTACAGCCCAGTACCATGGGGGACGCTTGACTCAGACCAATGAGCctgtgaaaacagaaggaaaagaactcTTTGACAGCTCACCGGCCTGA
- the LRTM1 gene encoding leucine-rich repeat and transmembrane domain-containing protein 1 isoform X4, with protein MKNWTLGWWICKLIKVGFSFSGEACGDSVMEGELLLLSSMIFLLQVVCGCPERCHCHSPSNSVDCSQQGLAEIPSGLPPQTLTLNLQDNQIHQLPALAFKSVPQLTTLNLCNNSLSNLTPGVFHGLQHLQVLNLTQNSLHSLESRLFHSLLHLKELDLSSNNIRHLPTTLGEPWENLTVFAIQQNRLQQLDRALLESMPRVRHLFLKDNLWKCSCHLLSLKLWLETFIYKDPESSQVQQLGATHRAVPRPPESHSAGEREHWECEIKPKPRPANLRHAVATIIITGVVCGIVCLMMLVAAIYGCTYAAITAQYHGGRLTQTNEPVKTEGKELFDSSPA; from the exons atgaaaaactGGACCCTCGGTTGGTGGATCTGCAAATTAATAAAGGTGGGCTTCAGTTTCAGCGGGGAAGCCTGTGGAGACTCAGTCATGGAAG GTGAACTGCTCCTGCTTTCAAGTATGATTTTCCTGCTCCAGGTGGTGTGCGGCTGCCCAGAGAGGTGCCACTGTCATTCACCTTCAAATTCTGTAGACTGCAGCCAGCAAGGTCTCGCTGAAATCCCTTCTGGTTTGCCTCCTCAGACTCTAACACTGAACTTACAAGATAACCAGATACATCAGCTTCCGGCTTTGGCATTTAAGTCAGTGCCACAGCTCACAACCTTGAACTTATGCAACAATTCTCTTTCAAATCTGACTCCTGGAGTTTTCCATGGGCTTCAGCACTTGCAGGTCTTAAACCTAACCCAGAACTCCCTGCATTCCCTGGAAAGCAGACTTTTTCATTCCCTTCTACATTTGAAGGAGCTTGATTTGTCATCAAACAACATAAGACACCTTCCCACAACCCTGGGTGAGCCTTGGGAGAACCTAACTGTATTTGCAATTCAACAAAACCGGCTTCAGCAGCTTGATCGAGCCCTCCTAGAATCTATGCCCAGAGTGAGGCATTTATTTCTCAAGGACAACCTTTGGAAATGCAGTTGCCACTTGCTCAGTCTTAAACTCTGGCTGGAGACATTCATCTATAAAG atCCGGAGTCCTCACAGGTGCAGCAGCTAGGTGCTACCCATCGGGCTGTCCCCAGGCCTCCGGAGAGCCACAGCGCGGGGGAGCGAGAACACTGGGAGTGTGAGATCAAACCCAAGCCAAGGCCAGCCAATCTGCGCCACGCCGTggccaccatcatcatcaccggGGTGGTATGTGGGATTGTGTGTCTCATGATGTTGGTGGCTGCCATCTACGGCTGTACCTATGCGGCTATTACAGCCCAGTACCATGGGGGACGCTTGACTCAGACCAATGAGCctgtgaaaacagaaggaaaagaactcTTTGACAGCTCACCGGCCTGA
- the LRTM1 gene encoding leucine-rich repeat and transmembrane domain-containing protein 1 isoform X2 has translation MKNWTLGWWICKLIKVGFSFSGEACGDSVMEGELLLLSSMIFLLQVVCGCPERCHCHSPSNSVDCSQQGLAEIPSGLPPQTLTLNLQDNQIHQLPALAFKSVPQLTTLNLCNNSLSNLTPGVFHGLQHLQVLNLTQNSLHSLESRLFHSLLHLKELDLSSNNIRHLPTTLGEPWENLTVFAIQQNRLQQLDRALLESMPRVRHLFLKDNLWKCSCHLLSLKLWLETFIYKGGITDSVICVSPDTWKGKDLLKIPHELYQPCPFPSPDPESSQVQQLGATHRAVPRPPESHSAGEREHWECEIKPKPRPANLRHAVATIIITGVVCGIVCLMMLVAAIYGCTYAAITAQYHGGRLTQTNEPVKTEGKELFDSSPA, from the exons atgaaaaactGGACCCTCGGTTGGTGGATCTGCAAATTAATAAAGGTGGGCTTCAGTTTCAGCGGGGAAGCCTGTGGAGACTCAGTCATGGAAG GTGAACTGCTCCTGCTTTCAAGTATGATTTTCCTGCTCCAGGTGGTGTGCGGCTGCCCAGAGAGGTGCCACTGTCATTCACCTTCAAATTCTGTAGACTGCAGCCAGCAAGGTCTCGCTGAAATCCCTTCTGGTTTGCCTCCTCAGACTCTAACACTGAACTTACAAGATAACCAGATACATCAGCTTCCGGCTTTGGCATTTAAGTCAGTGCCACAGCTCACAACCTTGAACTTATGCAACAATTCTCTTTCAAATCTGACTCCTGGAGTTTTCCATGGGCTTCAGCACTTGCAGGTCTTAAACCTAACCCAGAACTCCCTGCATTCCCTGGAAAGCAGACTTTTTCATTCCCTTCTACATTTGAAGGAGCTTGATTTGTCATCAAACAACATAAGACACCTTCCCACAACCCTGGGTGAGCCTTGGGAGAACCTAACTGTATTTGCAATTCAACAAAACCGGCTTCAGCAGCTTGATCGAGCCCTCCTAGAATCTATGCCCAGAGTGAGGCATTTATTTCTCAAGGACAACCTTTGGAAATGCAGTTGCCACTTGCTCAGTCTTAAACTCTGGCTGGAGACATTCATCTATAAAG gGGGAATAACAGACAGTGTCATCTGTGTGTCACCGGACACCTGGAAGGGAAAGGACCTCCTTAAAATCCCTCATGAGCTGTACCAGCCCTGcccttttccttctccagatCCGGAGTCCTCACAGGTGCAGCAGCTAGGTGCTACCCATCGGGCTGTCCCCAGGCCTCCGGAGAGCCACAGCGCGGGGGAGCGAGAACACTGGGAGTGTGAGATCAAACCCAAGCCAAGGCCAGCCAATCTGCGCCACGCCGTggccaccatcatcatcaccggGGTGGTATGTGGGATTGTGTGTCTCATGATGTTGGTGGCTGCCATCTACGGCTGTACCTATGCGGCTATTACAGCCCAGTACCATGGGGGACGCTTGACTCAGACCAATGAGCctgtgaaaacagaaggaaaagaactcTTTGACAGCTCACCGGCCTGA